The following proteins come from a genomic window of Acinonyx jubatus isolate Ajub_Pintada_27869175 chromosome C1, VMU_Ajub_asm_v1.0, whole genome shotgun sequence:
- the LOC106975003 gene encoding LOW QUALITY PROTEIN: phosphate carrier protein, mitochondrial-like (The sequence of the model RefSeq protein was modified relative to this genomic sequence to represent the inferred CDS: substituted 1 base at 1 genomic stop codon): MRDAGGCWAPXARSLGPLKGRFWAAAAAKEQSYEYGSARYLLLCGLGGMLSCGLTHTAVVPLDLVKCRMQVDPAKYRGIVSGFSVTVRDDGLRGLARGWAPTFLGYSLQGLFKFGLYEAFKMRYTELLGPEKAYRWRTGLYLAASAGAEFFADVALAPMEAVKVRIQTQPGFAGTLRAAAPRMYREEGRRAFYKGVAPLWLRQIPYTMMKFACFERTVEALYEHVVPKPQSQCTKAEQLAVTFVAGYIAGVFCAVVSHPADSVVSVLNKEKGSSALGVLQRLGFAGVWKGLFSRITMIGTLTALQWFIYDSVKVYFKLPRPPVAQAPKSPKKQK, translated from the coding sequence ATGCGTGACGCTGGCGGTTGCTGGGCCCCTTAGGCCAGAAGCTTGGGCCCGCTCAAGGGCAGGTTctgggcggcggcggccgcgaaGGAGCAGAGCTACGAGTACGGCTCCGCGAGATACCTGCTGCTGTGCGGCCTGGGCGGCATGCTGAGCTGTGGGCTGACTCACACGGCCGTCGTGCCCCTGGACCTGGTCAAGTGCCGCATGCAGGTGGACCCCGCCAAGTACAGGGGCATCGTCAGCGGCTTCAGCGTGACGGTGCGCGACGACGGGCTGCGCGGCCTGGCCCGAGGCTGGGCGCCGACCTTCCTGGGCTACTCCCTGCAGGGCCTGTTTAAGTTCGGCCTCTACGAGGCCTTCAAGATGCGCTACACGGAGCTCCTGGGCCCGGAGAAGGCGTACCGGTGGAGAACCGGCCTGTACCTGGCCGCGTCGGCCGGCGCCGAGTTCTTCGCCGACGTGGCGCTGGCGCCCATGGAGGCGGTGAAGGTGCGCATCCAGACGCAGCCCGGCTTCGCGGGCACCCTGCGCGCCGCCGCGCCGCGCATGTACCGAGAGGAGGGCCGGCGGGCCTTCTACAAGGGCGTGGCGCCGCTGTGGCTGCGCCAGATCCCTTACACCATGATGAAGTTCGCCTGCTTCGAGCGCACGGTGGAGGCGCTCTACGAGCACGTCGTCCCCAAGCCCCAGAGCCAGTGCACCAAGGCCGAGCAGCTGGCCGTGACCTTCGTGGCCGGCTACATCGCCGGCGTCTTCTGCGCCGTCGTGTCCCACCCGGCCGATTCGGTCGTGTCCGTTTTGAACAAGGAGAAGGGCAGCTCGGCCTTGGGAGTACTCCAGAGACTGGGGTTCGCGGGCGTGTGGAAGGGCCTGTTCTCCCGCATCACCATGATCGGCACCCTGACTGCGCTGCAGTGGTTCATCTATGACTCGGTCAAGGTCTATTTCAAGCTGCCTCGCCCCCCGGTCGCCCAAGCGCCCAAATCCCCAAAGAAGCAGAAGTAG